A genomic region of Desulfosarcina ovata subsp. ovata contains the following coding sequences:
- a CDS encoding IS4 family transposase has product MSEHIDKNVFQTILSPVLPLIEVTQNSLHNDLDTYKLSLSSFTTNLLFGIITRIKSVGQIVTEIKTSPTAKALGLVVASKSMYNEAFNRYPPEIFKDIFHQLVKELDLHKIPEISHLGKMLIVDGSLFPAISNMAWACYKKTANAIKMHLSFELNRMIPTEFISTEGNFSEKEFVKQILREGITYVCDRGYIAFNLFKQISDSNAFFIIRGKSNMTYTVKECLTATVPDTFLKFFSDITDSNIIFNSDENKASYRIVSFTAMGENYILITNRNDLTTYEIIMLYAYRWQVELFFRFIKRTFKGIHLMSQSPHGVQIQFYLYMIAYLLLLSFKQDTEIISRENEKDEHESEENNKNETLLTSSSCSNSNAKRPYVCGLVTLLGEKLKQFYKIGLHWLLAVKNNLLEIFDVNIAKVIAQYSYQ; this is encoded by the coding sequence ATGAGCGAACACATCGACAAAAATGTTTTTCAAACAATTCTATCACCGGTGCTACCATTGATTGAGGTTACTCAAAATAGTCTCCATAATGATTTGGACACTTACAAGCTTTCATTATCATCGTTCACCACAAATTTGCTTTTTGGAATAATAACCAGAATTAAAAGCGTTGGACAAATCGTCACTGAGATCAAAACATCACCAACTGCTAAGGCATTAGGATTGGTCGTCGCATCGAAGTCTATGTATAATGAAGCGTTTAATCGTTATCCCCCAGAAATATTTAAAGATATATTCCATCAGTTGGTAAAAGAATTGGATTTGCATAAAATTCCGGAAATCAGTCATCTTGGAAAAATGCTAATTGTAGATGGTTCGCTTTTTCCGGCCATTTCCAATATGGCATGGGCTTGTTACAAGAAAACCGCTAATGCGATCAAAATGCATTTATCTTTTGAACTCAACCGAATGATTCCAACCGAATTTATCAGTACGGAAGGTAACTTTTCCGAAAAAGAATTTGTTAAGCAAATTCTTCGCGAAGGCATTACATATGTCTGTGATCGAGGCTATATCGCTTTCAATCTGTTCAAGCAGATATCCGACAGCAATGCATTTTTTATTATTCGCGGAAAGTCGAATATGACGTACACTGTAAAAGAGTGTCTCACTGCCACCGTACCGGATACATTCTTGAAATTTTTCAGTGACATCACAGATTCAAATATAATATTCAATAGCGATGAAAACAAAGCAAGTTATCGTATTGTTAGCTTTACGGCTATGGGCGAAAACTACATTTTGATCACAAACAGAAATGATTTGACAACTTACGAAATTATAATGCTTTACGCTTACAGGTGGCAAGTGGAACTTTTTTTTCGCTTCATAAAAAGAACCTTCAAGGGAATTCACTTAATGAGCCAATCTCCTCATGGCGTACAGATACAATTCTACTTGTATATGATTGCTTATCTATTGTTATTATCATTCAAACAAGATACGGAAATAATAAGCAGAGAAAATGAAAAAGATGAGCATGAATCTGAAGAAAATAATAAGAACGAAACCTTGCTAACTTCATCTTCATGCTCCAATTCAAATGCAAAAAGACCATATGTTTGCGGGTTAGTAACTCTTCTTGGAGAAAAATTAAAACAGTTTTATAAAATTGGTCTTCACTGGTTATTAGCAGTAAAAAATAATTTGTTAGAAATATTTGATGTGAATATCGCCAAAGTTATTGCTCAATACTCTTATCAATGA
- a CDS encoding metallophosphoesterase family protein: protein MPNGIGDIHKLNTQNKNNYNFIFVGDPQIGASRDEESDTAGWVETVTAALTNFENTSFILSAGDQVESSTSDSQYDGFFSPEELTSVPFAPAIGNHDTSELYAYHFNVSNEIVPDGSTDPLGYTNGGGDYWFTYGDTLFMVLNTNNSSALSHDEFMAQAIEANPTAKWRVVVFHHSIYSSARHVDDVNDLRTSMYPVIDQYDIDVVLSGHDHFYARSYQLSGGDVLDKACYTSTGRDGQEQTTCVDLIGEVAEEDLQYIGEGKVLNPEGTVYFTANSASGSKYYDFTYIEGYTNLYLAAYEQLETPTYLNVEVNRSTLTVSAYRVDTGERVDTYSIIKTDDFNRGHHHQGRSSLAKQ from the coding sequence ATGCCGAACGGTATTGGCGACATCCACAAACTCAACACTCAAAACAAAAACAATTACAATTTTATCTTTGTGGGCGACCCCCAGATCGGCGCCAGCAGAGACGAGGAGAGTGACACTGCGGGTTGGGTGGAAACGGTAACGGCAGCCCTGACCAACTTTGAAAACACCAGCTTCATTTTAAGCGCCGGCGACCAGGTGGAAAGTTCCACTTCGGATTCTCAGTACGACGGGTTTTTCAGCCCGGAAGAGCTCACTTCGGTCCCCTTTGCCCCTGCCATCGGCAACCATGACACGAGCGAGCTCTACGCATATCATTTCAACGTTTCCAACGAGATCGTTCCCGACGGTTCAACAGACCCCTTAGGTTATACCAACGGCGGCGGCGACTACTGGTTTACTTACGGCGACACTCTGTTTATGGTGTTGAATACCAATAACAGCAGCGCCCTGTCGCACGACGAGTTCATGGCACAAGCCATTGAAGCCAATCCCACGGCAAAATGGAGAGTGGTGGTCTTCCATCATTCGATTTACAGTTCAGCCCGTCATGTTGACGATGTGAATGACCTCAGGACGAGCATGTACCCTGTCATCGATCAATATGATATCGATGTCGTTCTGTCAGGGCATGACCATTTCTATGCCCGAAGCTATCAACTCTCTGGCGGTGATGTTTTGGACAAAGCGTGCTATACATCCACAGGAAGGGATGGTCAGGAACAAACGACATGTGTGGATCTGATCGGAGAGGTGGCCGAGGAGGATCTGCAGTATATCGGGGAGGGAAAAGTGCTGAATCCGGAAGGAACCGTGTACTTTACCGCCAACTCCGCCAGCGGCAGCAAATACTACGACTTCACTTATATTGAAGGCTATACCAATCTTTATCTGGCTGCCTACGAGCAGCTGGAAACCCCAACCTATCTCAACGTTGAAGTTAACCGATCTACCCTTACCGTTTCTGCCTATCGCGTAGATACCGGTGAAAGGGTTGATACCTACTCGATCATTAAGACAGATGACTTCAACAGAGGCCATCATCATCAAGGGCGGTCATCATTAGCCAAACAATAA
- a CDS encoding sirohydrochlorin cobaltochelatase, whose amino-acid sequence MNENTPIVMAAFGTTSRAMETYSFIDTAVKAAFPGHPVKWAYTSRMVRAHMKQRHRANMKNPQQVLDALAEQGNPWAVVQSLHLISGHEFYRLVDDVRQCGVRTSMGLPLLTSPEDYQRTATAILGGVAAGNGTATVLIGHGTDHPAWTAYPALGQILSSSGSNVHVATIEGEADMDTTVAAVLRCGAKRVHLLPLMLVAGVHLQEDIAGDEDSWRSAFEAAGIAVSVETQGLGKNAAIIDIFIRHIRDALAIVPESASLA is encoded by the coding sequence ATGAATGAAAACACCCCCATTGTAATGGCCGCATTCGGCACCACCTCCCGGGCCATGGAGACCTACAGTTTTATCGACACGGCCGTGAAGGCGGCATTCCCGGGCCATCCGGTCAAATGGGCTTATACGTCGCGGATGGTACGGGCGCACATGAAACAGCGTCATCGGGCCAACATGAAGAATCCCCAGCAGGTCCTGGATGCCCTGGCCGAACAGGGGAATCCGTGGGCCGTGGTGCAGTCCCTGCACCTGATCAGCGGCCATGAGTTTTACCGGCTGGTGGATGACGTTCGCCAATGCGGGGTTCGCACCAGCATGGGATTGCCGTTGCTGACGTCGCCGGAAGATTACCAGCGAACGGCGACCGCGATCCTTGGTGGCGTAGCCGCCGGCAATGGTACGGCAACCGTGCTGATTGGCCATGGTACGGATCACCCGGCCTGGACAGCTTACCCGGCCCTGGGACAAATTCTCAGCTCTTCCGGAAGCAATGTTCATGTGGCCACCATCGAAGGCGAGGCGGATATGGACACAACCGTTGCCGCCGTGCTGCGCTGCGGTGCCAAGCGGGTTCATCTGTTGCCGTTGATGCTGGTGGCCGGCGTGCACCTGCAGGAGGATATCGCCGGTGATGAGGACTCTTGGAGAAGTGCTTTTGAAGCGGCCGGTATAGCGGTCAGTGTGGAAACACAGGGGCTTGGGAAAAATGCGGCGATTATCGATATTTTTATCCGGCATATCCGCGACGCGCTGGCGATTGTTCCGGAGTCCGCATCATTGGCGTAA
- a CDS encoding helical backbone metal receptor, translated as MKIGRYGKRLLLLALIGWLFLNTSAWANPIDLTDDAGNVIHLDKAPQRIVSLVPSATEIIFAIGGGARVAGITHHSSALRGAADKPVVGGFFSPSRQRIMALKPDLIIASSLNAKRIGAPDNGIPVLVLNIRKMADAFRHIRLMGDILGRKAEAGALVEKNRRQLDLIARKVAGIPPDRRKRVMRLMGGGPIMTPGNDSFQNEMIRAAGGIAPDFGQAGGVVPVSREQWTDFNPQVLYGCGWDLKADDPIFEQEGWNQVDAVRQHRIHGFPCALTCRAGVHLGDFVAWLASLIYSEEFADANHEVLPRQVLDRRPVAIDLNCVASAVVAIDAIHDFPNKSLIIDFKSPRRIVSTLEGERDGILTVGNHYTPPPCWALTPMTGLEGLHQELYPVIDREKASTSFLFTGADMDNLSIQKETYREMTVYALVTAGVRGNALRMSRDVGNYYEPGTINMIVLTNRRLTSRAMTRAIISATEGKTAALQDLDIRSSYLPLTAAATGTGTDNIIVVQGDGAAVDNAGGHCKMGELIARTAYAGVREAIFKQNGIVGRRNIFQRLVDRHLSVLQLVGKAECDCIDEDRAFAGRVEQALLDPMVAGFLEAALAISDGAEREMVADLKAYRDWCLDMAGRIAGQPVDALITFIADEKIPNALAMALNAVFTGVARAPQLQAN; from the coding sequence ATGAAAATTGGACGGTATGGTAAGCGACTGTTGCTGCTGGCCCTGATCGGCTGGCTTTTTCTGAATACGTCGGCGTGGGCGAACCCGATCGATTTGACCGATGATGCCGGCAACGTCATCCATTTGGATAAGGCTCCCCAAAGGATCGTCTCCCTGGTACCCTCGGCAACGGAGATCATTTTCGCCATCGGTGGTGGAGCGCGGGTGGCCGGGATCACCCATCACAGCAGCGCGCTTCGCGGTGCTGCCGACAAGCCTGTCGTGGGTGGGTTTTTCTCTCCGTCACGGCAGCGGATCATGGCCTTGAAGCCCGATCTGATCATCGCCTCGTCCCTGAATGCCAAACGGATTGGCGCACCGGATAACGGCATCCCGGTGCTGGTGCTGAATATCCGCAAGATGGCGGATGCCTTTCGACATATCCGGCTGATGGGTGACATCCTGGGCCGAAAGGCGGAAGCAGGGGCGCTGGTTGAGAAAAACCGCCGTCAGCTGGACCTGATCGCACGGAAAGTGGCCGGTATCCCGCCTGACCGGCGCAAGCGGGTGATGCGCCTGATGGGTGGCGGGCCGATCATGACGCCGGGGAACGATTCGTTCCAGAACGAGATGATCCGCGCCGCCGGCGGGATTGCCCCGGACTTCGGCCAGGCCGGCGGTGTCGTACCGGTCTCCCGTGAACAGTGGACCGATTTCAACCCCCAGGTGCTTTACGGCTGTGGCTGGGATTTGAAGGCCGATGACCCGATTTTCGAGCAGGAAGGCTGGAACCAGGTGGATGCGGTTCGGCAACATCGGATCCACGGATTTCCCTGTGCGCTGACCTGCCGGGCCGGCGTTCATCTTGGCGATTTCGTTGCCTGGCTGGCCTCGCTGATCTATTCGGAGGAGTTCGCCGATGCCAACCATGAGGTCCTGCCCCGTCAGGTGCTCGATCGCCGGCCGGTGGCCATTGACCTTAATTGCGTGGCGTCGGCCGTTGTGGCCATCGACGCCATCCACGACTTTCCCAACAAAAGCCTAATCATCGATTTCAAAAGCCCCCGGCGCATTGTTTCGACGCTGGAGGGAGAGCGGGATGGAATTCTGACCGTGGGCAACCACTACACCCCACCGCCTTGCTGGGCCCTGACCCCCATGACCGGACTGGAGGGGCTGCACCAGGAGCTTTACCCGGTGATCGACAGGGAAAAGGCCAGCACGTCGTTTCTCTTCACCGGTGCCGACATGGACAATCTGTCGATCCAAAAAGAGACTTATCGGGAGATGACCGTTTATGCCCTGGTGACCGCCGGCGTGCGCGGCAATGCCTTGCGCATGTCCCGGGATGTGGGCAACTACTACGAGCCGGGCACCATCAACATGATCGTTCTCACCAACCGGCGTCTGACATCACGGGCCATGACCCGGGCGATCATATCGGCTACCGAGGGCAAGACTGCTGCGTTGCAGGACCTGGACATCCGCAGCAGTTATCTGCCACTGACAGCGGCGGCCACCGGCACGGGGACGGACAACATCATCGTCGTCCAAGGCGATGGTGCGGCTGTGGACAATGCCGGCGGGCATTGCAAGATGGGCGAGTTGATTGCCCGGACCGCTTACGCCGGCGTGCGTGAGGCGATATTCAAACAAAACGGAATTGTCGGCCGGCGCAACATTTTCCAGCGGTTGGTTGACCGCCACTTGAGCGTTTTGCAACTGGTCGGCAAGGCCGAGTGCGACTGTATCGACGAAGACCGGGCCTTTGCCGGACGCGTGGAGCAGGCGTTGCTGGATCCAATGGTCGCCGGTTTTCTCGAGGCGGCCTTGGCCATCAGTGATGGGGCGGAAAGGGAAATGGTTGCCGATCTTAAAGCATACCGGGACTGGTGCCTGGATATGGCCGGGCGCATCGCCGGTCAGCCGGTGGACGCACTGATCACCTTTATTGCCGATGAGAAAATTCCCAACGCCCTGGCCATGGCCCTGAATGCGGTCTTCACCGGTGTTGCCCGTGCTCCGCAACTTCAAGCAAACTAA
- a CDS encoding DUF2149 domain-containing protein yields MRYLKPRRTTNRGRAFGDAAFRDDDPMTGVANLFDIGLVFIVGLLLTLFSAYRLQDLFDQTSEMTIMKQKASGEMEIITKKGTTIKATRVTREAAKGRGNRLGVAYRLEDGSMVYVPDGEQ; encoded by the coding sequence ATGAGATACTTAAAACCGCGGCGAACCACTAACCGGGGCCGGGCCTTCGGCGACGCGGCGTTCCGCGATGACGATCCCATGACCGGAGTGGCCAACCTGTTCGACATCGGCCTGGTTTTCATTGTGGGACTGCTGTTGACCCTGTTTAGCGCCTACCGCCTCCAGGATCTTTTCGACCAGACGTCGGAGATGACCATCATGAAACAGAAAGCCTCGGGTGAGATGGAGATCATCACCAAAAAGGGCACGACCATCAAGGCCACCCGGGTGACGCGCGAGGCGGCCAAAGGCAGGGGCAACCGTCTGGGCGTGGCCTACCGCCTGGAGGATGGCTCGATGGTGTATGTGCCGGATGGTGAGCAGTGA
- a CDS encoding MotA/TolQ/ExbB proton channel family protein has protein sequence MIDLGAMLKTFIYLISSSLLYPVLLLLVGLTLVIIVYGGSFFAEWLERIRLKPCAPQSLPQLLKSGQPSTSVSHRVNRYVRALQQIRRQDGDVEVSVENLLQETSLRLWKSMDRLRILVRAAPSLGLIGTLIPMGTGLAALGQGDMTRLTTDLVIAFTTTVVGLAIGTIAFFLYTVRRRWIEEDIKNMELATDMLMPDEKRGEYEILKTAANH, from the coding sequence ATGATTGATCTGGGCGCAATGCTCAAGACCTTTATCTATCTGATCTCCTCCAGCTTGCTTTATCCCGTGCTGTTGCTGCTGGTGGGCTTGACCCTGGTGATCATCGTTTATGGCGGATCGTTTTTTGCCGAGTGGCTGGAGCGGATACGCCTGAAACCCTGCGCTCCGCAGTCGCTTCCACAGCTGCTCAAAAGCGGGCAGCCGTCAACGTCGGTGAGCCACCGGGTGAATCGTTATGTCCGCGCCCTGCAGCAGATCCGACGCCAGGACGGCGATGTTGAGGTCAGTGTCGAGAATCTGCTACAAGAGACGAGCCTGAGACTCTGGAAATCCATGGACCGGTTGCGGATCCTGGTGCGGGCGGCCCCCTCCCTGGGGTTGATCGGAACGCTGATTCCCATGGGAACCGGGCTGGCGGCATTGGGGCAGGGTGACATGACCCGGCTGACCACGGATCTGGTGATCGCTTTCACCACCACCGTGGTGGGGCTGGCCATCGGAACCATAGCCTTTTTTCTTTACACGGTCCGGCGACGCTGGATCGAGGAAGATATCAAAAACATGGAACTGGCCACCGACATGCTGATGCCGGACGAGAAACGGGGTGAATATGAGATACTTAAAACCGCGGCGAACCACTAA
- a CDS encoding DUF2162 domain-containing protein, with the protein MLYKSLILGVLFSIGIFAVKSGVGIAYVVWGQKRKALVVRGITLFALSYALVFGAAAMILPRLDPVSHLPAVQAFIQSGMIVHLIMAGLMMGWGIALLIHGDPSHSSSHGWLILVLPCPVCITVILLSSGFLMACFPDHPLALNVLLYLVFMMISLATSGVVRRYGRLSGMSPDMFLGGVMLLLSLYFIVSVTVMPQFADLDKVYRMASYDAGRPPREIFQTVSLAICTAAAFAAGFLFTTRKTRSTP; encoded by the coding sequence ATGCTTTATAAAAGTCTGATTCTTGGCGTCCTTTTCAGTATCGGCATTTTTGCCGTTAAAAGCGGCGTGGGCATCGCCTATGTGGTGTGGGGACAAAAGAGGAAAGCCCTCGTTGTTCGTGGCATCACGCTGTTTGCGCTCAGCTATGCCCTGGTTTTCGGCGCGGCGGCAATGATTCTGCCCCGCCTGGATCCGGTCAGCCACCTGCCGGCCGTTCAGGCATTTATTCAGTCCGGAATGATCGTTCATCTGATCATGGCCGGCCTGATGATGGGCTGGGGCATCGCTTTGCTCATACATGGCGACCCATCGCATTCATCGAGCCATGGATGGCTGATACTGGTACTGCCCTGCCCGGTGTGCATCACGGTAATTTTGCTTTCCAGCGGATTCCTGATGGCCTGCTTTCCGGACCATCCGTTGGCGTTGAACGTGTTGCTCTATCTCGTCTTCATGATGATCAGCCTGGCCACCTCCGGCGTGGTTCGCCGCTATGGCCGTCTGTCCGGCATGTCCCCCGATATGTTTCTGGGTGGCGTCATGCTTCTGCTGTCACTCTACTTTATCGTTTCGGTAACGGTCATGCCCCAGTTTGCCGACCTGGACAAGGTGTATCGCATGGCCAGCTACGATGCCGGCCGGCCTCCCCGGGAGATCTTCCAAACGGTGAGTCTTGCCATTTGCACTGCGGCCGCTTTTGCAGCCGGTTTTCTTTTTACCACCCGAAAGACAAGGAGTACGCCATGA
- a CDS encoding cobaltochelatase subunit CobN produces MRWRWLQSWGRTIGCLIASGILILVPLSAEGAQITILEVDINSYQVYQAVKQVDLPASLQVRYFTLADLTGDPAAKSFIADSKVVLVNVMMTQLADYMVDEGLMDGRMVYALNRAGDPEDLTKKGFCFDATIMDYYHHRSVTNLINMVRLAVNRHVDASVSFRPLEKVPDVCIHHPDAPRLYENLAAFNQWDAARQDYDSSHPRVGILFYGTTLKEGQVEAADDLIRQLENAGFNVLPCFGPVQPIFDRYLKPVSGQSPVDMILAFSMKFSSGINDGIRSALAALNVPVFNVIRPYAETIEAWRKSDVGLGPMETVWAVATPEFSGAIEPTVLIGKKEIVDKETGRHLFVYETIQETIDFLIPRLNKWAALQRMPNEKKKVAIIYYNHSQGKQNIAAAYLNVFRSLQFILTRMQKEGYAIKRPDALTEEKIQQWILDGARNVGSWAPGELDALLAAGEAETISLAEYQTWFNRLPEAFRKPVLDQWGRAEDCTIMTKDGRLVFPMVKLGNVVLLPEPARGWTDDPMKLYHDTTLYPHHQYIAAYLWLSEKFHADAMIHLGTHATYEWLPGKQAGLAPWDPPEIMSGVIPNLYPYIVDDIGEGIEAKRRGRGVILDHLTPPMKEADLHHEYRQIHDLFHQYEIAHANGSETAEEYMRQIMRLVEQTGIAKDLSITTMDDAAMEKIHLYLHEIDTNSLPYGLHTYGKPYDTDAADETVRLILQQNPTADRSQVTRDLSDSAIHEMENLMRGLSGEYVPAGEGNDPLRNLAAIPTGKDFYGFSPAKVPSKAAWEIGKRAAEQMIAEKLKKEGHYPQKVGVVLWATETTRNEGVNESTVLYLMGMEPIWDATERVTGSRVIPGSQLGRPRIDVLINPSGLYRDMFPNKLIFLDEAVQKAMLQTDIDNFLSRNQATIKETLIASGMDADEAEVQSRFRIFTEKPGSYGNGVAEMIGASGLWEADDAVSNVYLNRTQFAVGQGRWAVPVKSAFTENLRGVDIAVHSRSTNVIGIIDTDDFFMYLGGMSLAVKNVKGEAPDTMVTLHRRKDELTVEDVTKTIGREMRTRYLNPQWIEGMKRDNYGGARQMADFAENLWGWQVTVPTAVDAAKWQQVFEVYVEDKYGEDLESFFNAHNPWAYQSMTARMLEAVRKGYWTPDEAVKQKLAAEYALNVVEKGVACCDHTCNNPMLNQMVVNIISLPGVLSPEMVEQFKLAIEKMAAKDLDQQTTDRQELLEQLSAVPGRQPPADAPEARNAEKDTAPADAAADTESVEGYKMEEMNTQDQTTELTSSGVQWMASLFVLMVLGLFFWGLRRRRREDE; encoded by the coding sequence ATGAGATGGAGATGGCTTCAGTCATGGGGCCGGACGATAGGATGCCTGATTGCCTCAGGTATTCTCATCCTGGTACCGCTGTCCGCCGAGGGCGCGCAGATAACCATCCTGGAAGTGGACATCAACAGCTACCAGGTTTACCAGGCCGTCAAGCAAGTGGATTTGCCGGCATCCCTCCAGGTCCGTTATTTTACCCTCGCCGATTTGACCGGCGACCCTGCGGCGAAATCATTTATTGCCGATTCGAAGGTGGTGCTCGTCAACGTGATGATGACGCAGTTGGCCGACTACATGGTTGATGAGGGGCTCATGGATGGGCGCATGGTATATGCCCTCAACCGTGCCGGGGATCCCGAGGATCTGACCAAAAAGGGCTTTTGTTTCGATGCGACGATCATGGATTACTATCACCATCGCAGCGTGACTAACCTGATTAACATGGTCCGCCTGGCCGTGAACCGGCATGTGGATGCGTCGGTTTCCTTCAGGCCGCTGGAGAAGGTCCCCGACGTCTGCATCCACCATCCGGACGCGCCCAGGCTGTATGAGAATCTGGCCGCGTTCAATCAGTGGGATGCCGCTCGCCAGGATTATGACTCCAGCCATCCGCGTGTCGGTATCCTCTTCTACGGGACCACCCTGAAGGAGGGGCAGGTGGAGGCCGCCGATGATTTGATCCGGCAGTTGGAGAACGCCGGGTTCAATGTGCTGCCCTGTTTCGGACCGGTGCAGCCGATTTTCGATCGCTACCTCAAACCGGTATCCGGCCAATCACCGGTGGATATGATCCTGGCCTTCAGCATGAAGTTCTCATCCGGCATCAACGATGGTATCCGCTCGGCCCTGGCTGCCCTGAACGTGCCCGTCTTCAATGTGATCCGGCCCTATGCGGAAACCATTGAGGCCTGGCGGAAAAGCGATGTGGGGCTGGGGCCCATGGAAACCGTGTGGGCCGTGGCCACGCCCGAGTTTTCGGGTGCCATCGAACCGACCGTCCTGATCGGCAAGAAGGAGATTGTTGACAAGGAGACCGGTCGGCACCTCTTTGTTTACGAAACCATCCAGGAGACCATCGATTTTCTCATCCCGCGCCTGAATAAATGGGCTGCCCTGCAACGCATGCCCAACGAAAAGAAGAAAGTCGCCATCATCTACTACAACCACAGCCAGGGCAAGCAGAACATCGCCGCCGCCTACCTGAATGTGTTCCGCAGCCTGCAGTTCATCCTGACTCGCATGCAAAAAGAGGGCTACGCCATAAAGAGACCGGATGCGCTCACCGAGGAGAAAATCCAGCAATGGATATTAGATGGTGCCCGCAACGTCGGCTCTTGGGCTCCCGGCGAACTGGACGCCTTGCTGGCTGCCGGTGAGGCGGAAACCATCTCCCTGGCCGAATACCAGACCTGGTTCAACCGGCTGCCCGAGGCGTTCCGCAAGCCGGTGCTCGATCAGTGGGGGCGGGCGGAGGATTGTACGATCATGACCAAGGACGGCCGGCTGGTCTTCCCCATGGTCAAACTGGGCAATGTGGTGCTGCTGCCCGAACCGGCCCGCGGCTGGACCGACGACCCCATGAAACTCTACCATGACACCACCCTCTACCCCCACCACCAGTACATTGCCGCCTACCTGTGGCTGTCGGAGAAGTTCCATGCCGACGCCATGATTCACCTGGGCACCCACGCCACCTATGAGTGGCTGCCCGGCAAGCAGGCCGGACTGGCACCCTGGGACCCGCCCGAGATCATGTCCGGCGTGATTCCCAACCTCTACCCCTACATCGTGGATGACATCGGGGAGGGCATTGAGGCCAAGCGCCGGGGGCGCGGCGTGATTCTCGACCATCTGACACCGCCCATGAAGGAGGCCGACCTGCACCATGAATACCGGCAGATCCACGATCTCTTTCACCAGTATGAGATCGCCCATGCCAACGGCAGTGAGACCGCCGAGGAATACATGCGGCAGATCATGCGCCTGGTGGAGCAGACCGGGATTGCCAAGGATCTTTCCATCACCACCATGGATGATGCGGCCATGGAAAAGATTCACCTTTACCTGCACGAGATCGATACCAACTCGCTGCCCTACGGTCTGCACACTTATGGCAAACCCTACGATACGGATGCGGCCGACGAGACGGTTCGCCTGATCCTGCAGCAGAATCCCACGGCCGATCGCTCCCAGGTGACCCGGGATCTCAGCGACTCAGCAATCCACGAGATGGAAAACCTGATGCGTGGCTTAAGCGGCGAGTATGTCCCCGCCGGCGAGGGCAACGATCCATTGCGTAACCTGGCGGCGATCCCGACGGGGAAGGACTTTTACGGCTTCTCGCCTGCCAAGGTGCCTTCCAAGGCGGCCTGGGAGATCGGCAAGCGGGCCGCCGAGCAGATGATCGCCGAGAAATTGAAGAAGGAGGGCCACTATCCGCAGAAGGTGGGGGTGGTGCTCTGGGCCACGGAAACCACGCGCAACGAAGGGGTCAACGAGAGCACGGTTCTCTACCTGATGGGTATGGAGCCAATCTGGGATGCCACCGAGCGGGTGACCGGCAGTCGGGTAATTCCCGGATCGCAACTGGGCCGGCCGCGCATCGACGTGCTGATCAACCCATCGGGCCTTTACCGGGACATGTTTCCCAACAAGCTGATCTTTCTGGACGAAGCCGTCCAGAAAGCCATGCTTCAGACCGATATCGATAATTTTCTCAGCCGCAATCAAGCCACTATCAAGGAGACGCTGATCGCCTCGGGCATGGATGCGGACGAGGCCGAAGTCCAGTCGCGTTTTCGCATCTTTACCGAAAAGCCCGGCTCCTATGGTAACGGGGTCGCGGAGATGATCGGTGCTTCGGGGTTGTGGGAAGCGGATGATGCCGTCAGCAACGTCTACCTCAACCGCACCCAGTTCGCCGTGGGGCAGGGCCGCTGGGCCGTTCCGGTAAAAAGTGCGTTTACCGAGAATTTGCGCGGGGTGGACATCGCCGTGCACTCGCGCTCCACCAATGTCATCGGCATCATCGATACCGATGACTTCTTTATGTACCTGGGCGGTATGTCCCTGGCGGTGAAAAACGTCAAGGGCGAGGCGCCGGACACCATGGTGACCCTGCACCGCCGCAAGGACGAATTGACCGTCGAGGATGTGACCAAGACCATTGGCCGGGAGATGCGCACGCGTTATCTGAATCCCCAATGGATCGAAGGCATGAAGCGCGACAACTACGGCGGTGCCCGCCAGATGGCCGATTTCGCCGAGAACCTGTGGGGCTGGCAGGTGACCGTGCCGACGGCCGTGGATGCGGCCAAATGGCAGCAGGTGTTTGAGGTCTACGTGGAAGACAAATACGGCGAAGATCTGGAATCCTTCTTCAATGCCCACAACCCCTGGGCCTACCAGTCCATGACCGCGCGCATGCTGGAGGCGGTGAGAAAAGGGTACTGGACTCCCGATGAGGCCGTCAAACAGAAACTGGCTGCCGAGTATGCCCTCAATGTGGTGGAGAAGGGCGTGGCCTGCTGCGATCACACCTGCAACAATCCCATGCTCAACCAGATGGTGGTGAACATCATTTCGCTCCCGGGGGTACTGTCACCGGAAATGGTGGAACAGTTCAAACTGGCCATCGAAAAAATGGCAGCCAAGGATCTGGACCAGCAGACCACCGACCGCCAGGAACTTCTGGAACAGCTCAGCGCGGTTCCGGGTCGTCAGCCTCCTGCCGATGCGCCGGAGGCGCGTAACGCCGAGAAAGATACTGCTCCGGCGGACGCTGCGGCAGACACCGAGTCGGTCGAGGGGTATAAAATGGAAGAGATGAATACCCAGGATCAGACCACTGAACTGACTTCGTCCGGTGTCCAGTGGATGGCCTCGCTGTTTGTCCTGATGGTGCTGGGGCTTTTCTTCTGGGGGCTGCGTCGGCGCAGGCGGGAAGACGAATAG